A region of Cataglyphis hispanica isolate Lineage 1 chromosome 8, ULB_Chis1_1.0, whole genome shotgun sequence DNA encodes the following proteins:
- the LOC126851386 gene encoding vacuolar protein sorting-associated protein 53 homolog, which produces MENHEEDDLEELRSTIYTFPPNVQNVIEQVLPSTDPLDQSNFNVVDYINSLFPTEQSLSNIDDVVNDMELKIYNIDKDIRSVVRGQTNVGQDGRAALEDAQKVIRQLFVDIKDIKDKAEQSEEVVKEITRDIKQLDFAKRNLTASITALNHLHMLVEGVDTLKVLTQKKQYGEIILPLQAVMEVMQHFNSYMDIPQLKQLSDQEHQIHVELAQQITTDFKQAFSGQNPKHFNQLTEGCLVLSVLDPKVKKDLLIWFVNIQLQEYAHLFDENQDFAWLDKIDRRYAWIKKHLLDFESKFGTIFPQDWEISERIAVQFCHVTREDLTKLMNKRRNEIDVKLLLYAIQRTSNFESLLAKRFTGSTLETVDAKSAIVNNDVTEKVPGNPFEEESEKIETEKSKPSPFANLIGKCFEPYLNIYIESLDRNLADLMDKFVSDSKTQPPGAKEFDGIEGPSSVLSSCADLFVFYKKCMLQCTQLSTGLIMLSLTEIFQKYLREYAVKILQNNLPKVGGNAGIGTSMSNITRDFRDLSTSGFIQNFQSFLKEGEIARFSKEEQSRICCILTTAEYCLETTQQLEGKLREKTDKCYAEKIVLSQEQDNFHKVISHCIQLLVQDLETACESALTAMTKVQWSSVEVVGDQSNYVNTIIAHLRQTIPTIRDRLSSCRKYFTQFCLKFASSFIAKLVQQLFKCKPLNDVGAEQLLLDVHMLKTALLDLPSIGYQVQRKAPVTYTKVVVKGMANAEMILKIVMSSIESPTDFVKQCRMHLPDLQSSEFQKILDMKGLKKTEQVQFVEQFKQLESANSAHATKSHIVHDSPEYEAGRIKRLEKLVKKRI; this is translated from the exons TGTGCAGAATGTGATCGAACAG GTCTTGCCTAGTACCGATCCATTAGACCAATCCAATTTCAATGTGgtggattatataaattctttattcccTACGGAACAATCTTTGTCAAACATTGATGATGTAGTGAATGATATggaacttaaaatatataatattgataaagataTACGATCAGTCGTACGTGGTCAGACAAATGTAGGTCAAGATGGTAGAGCAGCATTAGAAGATGCACAAAAAGTGATAAGGCAATTATTTGTCGATATAAAAGACATAAAAGATAAAGCGGAACAGTCAGAAGAAGTAGTCAAAGAAATCACAAGAGATATCAAGCAACTGGATTTTGCTAAGAGAAATCTTACTGCCTCAATAACAGCACTGAATCATTTGCACATGCTTGTAGAAGGAGTAGATACtttgaa aGTATTGAcgcaaaaaaaacaatatggaGAAATTATCTTACCATTACAAGCAGTGATGGAAGTGATGCAACATTTTAACAGCTATATGGATATACCACAATTGAAGCAATTATCTGATCaa gaacatcaGATTCATGTTGAATTGGCTCAGCAGATTACAACAGATTTCAAACAAGCTTTTTCAGGCCAAAATCCAAAGCATTTCAATCAGTTAACAGAGGGATGTTTGGTATTATCGGTATTAGATCCTAAAGtaaa gaAAGATCTGCTTATCTGGTTTGTAAATATCCAATTGCAAGAGTACGCACATTTGTTTGATGAAAATCAGGATTTTGCTTGGTTGGATAAAATAGATCGAAGATATGCATGGATCAAGAAACATCTACTCGATTTTGAATCCAAGTTTGGTACAATCTTTCCCCAAGATTGGGAGATTTCCGAACGTATAGCTGTACAATTCTGCCATGTTACACGTGAAGATCTTACTAAATTGATGAACAAGAGACGTAATGAAATAGATGTTAAATTGTTGCTTTACGCAATTCAAAGAACCAGTAACTTCGAGTCATTGCTGGCAAAACGTTTTACCGGAAGTACTTTAGAAACTGTCGATGCTAAGAGTGCAATAGTCAATAATGATGTAACTGAAAAAGTCCCAGGGAATCCTTTCGAAGAAGAAAGTGAGAag ATCGAAACTGAAAAATCGAAACCTTCACCATTCGCAAATCTTATAGGAAAATGTTTTGAACCATACTTGAATATCTATATAGAAAGTTTAGATCGCAATTTAGCAGATCTAATGGATAAGTTCGTGTCTGATTCTAAAACGCAACCGCCAGGTGCCAAAGAATTTGATGGTATTGAAGGTCCGAGCAGTGTCTTGAGCTCGTGCGCCGATCTGTTTGtattttacaagaaatgtATGTTGCAATGTACGCAACTTAGCACTGGCTTGATTATGCTGAGCCTTACAGAGATCTTCCAAAAATATCTACGGGAATATGCAGTCAAGATCTTACAGAATAATTTACCAAA AGTCGGAGGTAATGCTGGTATCGGAACCAGCATGAGCAATATCACACGTGATTTCCGAGATCTGTCAACATCAggctttatacaaaatttccaAAGTTTTTtgaaagagggagaaattGCCAGATTTAGTAAAGAAGAACAATCTCGTATATGCTG tattttAACAACAGCAGAATATTGTTTAGAGACAACACAACAATTAGAGGGAAAGCTCCGTGAGAAAACAGATAAATGCTATGCcgagaaaattgttttgtcTCAAGAACAGGATAACTTTCATAA AGTAATTTCTCACTGTATCCAATTACTAGTTCAAGATTTAGAAACAGCATGTGAATCTGCATTGACCGCTATGACTAAG gtACAATGGAGTTCTGTGGAAGTAGTAGGTGATCAaagtaattatgttaatacCATAATAGCGCATCTCCGACAAACAATACCCACCATCCGAGATAGACTATCTTCTTGTCGGAAATATTTCACACAGTTTTGTCTCAAGTTCGCCag ctcttTTATAGCAAAATTAGTACAACAGTTATTCAAATGTAAGCCATTAAATGATGTCGGCGCAGAACAACTGTTATTAGATGTCCACATGTTAAAAACAGCTTTGTTGGATCTTCCATCAATTGGTTATCAAGTACAAAGAAAAGCTCCAGTAACATATACTAAG GTTGTGGTTAAAGGAATGGCAAATGCTGAAATGATTTTGAAGATTGTAATGTCATCGATTGAATCTCCTACAGACTTTGTCAAACAATGCAGAATGCACTTGCCCGATTTGCAATCCTCAGAattccaaaaaattttagatatgaag GGATTGAAAAAGACTGAGCAAGTTCAATTTGTTGAACAATTTAAACAACTTGAAAGCGCGAATTCTGCGCATGCTACAAAGAGTCATATAGTACATGACAGCCCAGAATATGAAGCTGGAAGAATTAAAAGACTAGAAAAACTCGTCAAGAAACGGATTtaa